Proteins from one Malania oleifera isolate guangnan ecotype guangnan chromosome 4, ASM2987363v1, whole genome shotgun sequence genomic window:
- the LOC131153108 gene encoding F-actin-capping protein subunit alpha isoform X3, with protein sequence MADEDDLSEKQKKEIAKWFLLNSPAGEIKYVAKDLRSVLNDDNAYNMAASEAFPLYNKSHLMCLQLPDRSGDVLISSFSELDENEYLDPRTAQVATVDHVKQVCTEVRPAADEELSSPYIEEYRNGSWRSIWNIEFKDEIQRLEIRGRLQVGAHYFEEGNVQLDAKHECEDSTIFQSPEDCAFSVANIIRHHETEYLTSLEAAYSNLPDTTFKDLRRKLPVTRTLFPWHNTLQFSLTRDITKELGIGK encoded by the exons ATGGCCGACGAGGATGACTTAAGCGAGAAGCAGAAGAAAGAGATCGCAAAGTGGTTCCTCCTCAATTCGCCCGCCGGTGAAATCAAATACGTTGCcaaag ACCTCCGATCTGTTTTGAACGACGACAATGCATACAATATGGCGGCTTCAGAGGCATTTCCTTTGTACAACAAATCTCACTTGATGTGCCTCCAACTGCCTGACAGAAGCGGTGAT GTGCTGATTTCATCATTTAGTGAGCTTGATGAGAATGAATATCTTGATCCTAGGACTGCCCAAGTTGCTACAGTCGACCATGTCAAGCAA GTTTGTACAGAGGTGAGACCTGCTGCTGATGAGGAACTTTCATCTCCATATATTGAGGAATATCG CAATGGAAGTTGGCGCTCCATATGGAACATTGAGTTTAAGGATGAAATTCAAAGATTGGAAATCAGGGGCAGACTGCAG GTAGGGGCTCATTATTTTGAAGAGGGAAATGTGCAGTTGGATGCAAAACATGAATGTGAGGATTCAACAATATTTCAG TCCCCTGAAGATTGTGCATTTTCTGTTGCCAACATCATTCGTCATCATGAGACAGAATATCTTACATCTCTTGAG GCAGCATATTCAAATTTGCCAGATACTACTTTCAAG GACCTGCGGAGGAAGCTGCCAGTTACGCGTACCCTATTCCCATGGCATAACACACTGCAGTTCAGCTTGACAAGAGATATCACTAAAGAACTTGGAATCGggaaataa
- the LOC131153108 gene encoding F-actin-capping protein subunit alpha isoform X1, producing the protein MADEDDLSEKQKKEIAKWFLLNSPAGEIKYVAKDLRSVLNDDNAYNMAASEAFPLYNKSHLMCLQLPDRSGDVLISSFSELDENEYLDPRTAQVATVDHVKQVCTEVRPAADEELSSPYIEEYRCSMDAEIMKYVGEAYPKGVSSVYCINGKDVEGPGSDFEFVVVISAARHSPQNFCNGSWRSIWNIEFKDEIQRLEIRGRLQVGAHYFEEGNVQLDAKHECEDSTIFQSPEDCAFSVANIIRHHETEYLTSLEAAYSNLPDTTFKDLRRKLPVTRTLFPWHNTLQFSLTRDITKELGIGK; encoded by the exons ATGGCCGACGAGGATGACTTAAGCGAGAAGCAGAAGAAAGAGATCGCAAAGTGGTTCCTCCTCAATTCGCCCGCCGGTGAAATCAAATACGTTGCcaaag ACCTCCGATCTGTTTTGAACGACGACAATGCATACAATATGGCGGCTTCAGAGGCATTTCCTTTGTACAACAAATCTCACTTGATGTGCCTCCAACTGCCTGACAGAAGCGGTGAT GTGCTGATTTCATCATTTAGTGAGCTTGATGAGAATGAATATCTTGATCCTAGGACTGCCCAAGTTGCTACAGTCGACCATGTCAAGCAA GTTTGTACAGAGGTGAGACCTGCTGCTGATGAGGAACTTTCATCTCCATATATTGAGGAATATCG ATGTTCTATGGATGCGGAAATTATGAAGTATGTTGGTGAAGCATACCCAAAAGGAGTATCTTCCGTTTACTGTATTAATGGAAAAGATGTGGAGGGACCAGGATCTGATTTTGAGTTTGTAGTTGTCATTTCAGCAGCAAGGCATAGCCCGCAGAATTTCTG CAATGGAAGTTGGCGCTCCATATGGAACATTGAGTTTAAGGATGAAATTCAAAGATTGGAAATCAGGGGCAGACTGCAG GTAGGGGCTCATTATTTTGAAGAGGGAAATGTGCAGTTGGATGCAAAACATGAATGTGAGGATTCAACAATATTTCAG TCCCCTGAAGATTGTGCATTTTCTGTTGCCAACATCATTCGTCATCATGAGACAGAATATCTTACATCTCTTGAG GCAGCATATTCAAATTTGCCAGATACTACTTTCAAG GACCTGCGGAGGAAGCTGCCAGTTACGCGTACCCTATTCCCATGGCATAACACACTGCAGTTCAGCTTGACAAGAGATATCACTAAAGAACTTGGAATCGggaaataa
- the LOC131153108 gene encoding F-actin-capping protein subunit alpha isoform X2 gives MADEDDLSEKQKKEIAKWFLLNSPAGEIKYVAKDLRSVLNDDNAYNMAASEAFPLYNKSHLMCLQLPDRSGDVLISSFSELDENEYLDPRTAQVATVDHVKQVCTEVRPAADEELSSPYIEEYRCSMDAEIMKYVGEAYPKGVSSVYCINGKDVEGPGSDFEFVVVISAARHSPQNFCNGSWRSIWNIEFKDEIQRLEIRGRLQSPEDCAFSVANIIRHHETEYLTSLEAAYSNLPDTTFKDLRRKLPVTRTLFPWHNTLQFSLTRDITKELGIGK, from the exons ATGGCCGACGAGGATGACTTAAGCGAGAAGCAGAAGAAAGAGATCGCAAAGTGGTTCCTCCTCAATTCGCCCGCCGGTGAAATCAAATACGTTGCcaaag ACCTCCGATCTGTTTTGAACGACGACAATGCATACAATATGGCGGCTTCAGAGGCATTTCCTTTGTACAACAAATCTCACTTGATGTGCCTCCAACTGCCTGACAGAAGCGGTGAT GTGCTGATTTCATCATTTAGTGAGCTTGATGAGAATGAATATCTTGATCCTAGGACTGCCCAAGTTGCTACAGTCGACCATGTCAAGCAA GTTTGTACAGAGGTGAGACCTGCTGCTGATGAGGAACTTTCATCTCCATATATTGAGGAATATCG ATGTTCTATGGATGCGGAAATTATGAAGTATGTTGGTGAAGCATACCCAAAAGGAGTATCTTCCGTTTACTGTATTAATGGAAAAGATGTGGAGGGACCAGGATCTGATTTTGAGTTTGTAGTTGTCATTTCAGCAGCAAGGCATAGCCCGCAGAATTTCTG CAATGGAAGTTGGCGCTCCATATGGAACATTGAGTTTAAGGATGAAATTCAAAGATTGGAAATCAGGGGCAGACTGCAG TCCCCTGAAGATTGTGCATTTTCTGTTGCCAACATCATTCGTCATCATGAGACAGAATATCTTACATCTCTTGAG GCAGCATATTCAAATTTGCCAGATACTACTTTCAAG GACCTGCGGAGGAAGCTGCCAGTTACGCGTACCCTATTCCCATGGCATAACACACTGCAGTTCAGCTTGACAAGAGATATCACTAAAGAACTTGGAATCGggaaataa